DNA from Mesorhizobium sp. B2-1-1:
TCGGAGCCACTGTCGGCGAGCGTGCGCAGCATCGACATCACCGGTGTTATGCCGCTGCCGCCGGAGAGGAAAAGCGGCCGGTCGCTCCGCAGGTCATCCCAGTTGAAGCTGCCGGACGGGCCGTCGATCTCTATTTCGCTTCCCTGTTCGAGATTGTCATGCAGCCAATTGGAAGCGAGGCCGCCGGGGACGCGCTTGACGGTTATCCTGAGGTCTCCCACCCGGGTTGGCGGCGAAGAGATCGAGTAAGTCCGGACGGCCGGAGCGCCGTCGATCACGAGGTTCAGAGTGATAAACTGCCCGGCTTTGAACTGGCCGGCCTGCCCGCGCTTTGGACAAAAGACGAAGGTCTTCACGTCGTGCGTCTCCTGAACGATGCCGCGACAGATCAGCGTGTGACGTCCGCTGACGCGGTCGGATCGGCAGGAGGGAGCGAAAGAAACGAGGGCGTTCATCATCTGGCTCCCATTAAGGGGCCAAGAATGCCAGCAGGCCTACGTTCGATACAGGAGGAACCTCAAACATCTATGATCGACAATATCGATCAACCTTCCAGCGACATGACCGCAAGATGAAGCGCGCGAATGCCTTTCTTTATGATTGGCTCATGCCGGCGTCGCGCGAGAATTGCGGTGTAGACGGGCTGATGCAGAGTTGGAGCACCTTCCACAATGTGGGAGGGTTGCTCGGCGGCGAAGCGACGCGCATCGTCGGCGCGCATGTAGCAGGTGCCGCCTGCGCGCCTCAGCATATTGTCGGCCAGCGTTTCGGAGCCCATCGAAAGCCGGCACGCAGTCAGATTTGGCAACGCCTCGGCATGAGCCTTCTCGAGCGCAACGGTGTAACCCGGCCGGATGTAATTGTCCGGGCTTACATCGCTAAGCCGGCGTGCCTTGGTCGAGACCATTGTATATTCCTCGACCATCAGTTGGTCATATGTGATCTCGGGCAGGTAGCGTGGAGCATAAACAACAGCAATATCGAGGTTTCCCAGGCTCAGATCAGATATCATCTGCGGCGAGTAGTCGGATTCGACATGGATCGAGGACCGCGGCAAGACTTGCAGCAGCATTTCCAACCAACCAGGCAGGATCGAGCGGGTCATTCCAACCTGGGCAGCGACCCGAAGGCTGCCTTCGAATCTGTTAAAGGCGCGCACGTCGTGACGGGCCTGGGACCAGGTCGACAGCATTGACCGCGCGTAAACCTCAAACCGCCGCCCTGCCGCGGTCGGCTCGGCACCGGCGCGGCCGCGATGGAAGAGTTCGGACCCCACGGCGGCCTCCAGGTTCTTGACACGGGTGCTGACCGTCGATTGCGTCAGTCCGAGGCGCTCCGCCGACCGGTTGAAGTTTCGCGATTCAATGATGTCGAGAAACGTTTCTATTTGTTCCAACTGCATAGGCGAGCCATCGATTTTTGCGATCGTATCTAGCTGTTCATACGCTTGATCCGTGCACTATCAAAGCGGAAGTTCGGTGCAGAAGCCACGGCGTCAGTGACGGCCGCATCAAAGGAAGAGGGAAAAATGTTCATAGTCGATTGCGATTGCCACAACTATTGGTCCAACGCGACGGTGCTGGAGCCCTACCTGTCCGGTGTCTGGAAAGACATGTTCATCGAGGGCGAGAAGACCGGCCCGGTCGGCGCTTTTCCGCACGGCCATCGCCCCTGGTTTCATCCGCAGGATTTCTCCCGCAAGGATGTGCGACCGAAGGTGGAGGCGGACAACTACCTGATCATGAAGGAGAAGCACCTCGATAAATACAATGTCGGAGTGGCAATCCTAACTGGCGACGAGCCCATCGAAGCGTCGACACTGGCAAATCCCTATTACGCTAGCGCGCTGGTAAGCGCCTACAACGACTACCAGATCAATGAATGGCTGCCGAAAGACAGCCGCTTCATGGGCTCCATCATCATCGCACCGCAAGACCCGCGCCTTGCGGCGGCGGAGATCCGGCGCCTCGGCGCGCATCCCCGGATGGCGCAAGTTCTGGCCTCCCAAGGCTCTGTGCGGCCGTATGGCGACCCGTTCTATCACCCGATCTTCGAGGCCTGTGCCGAGGTCAGTTTGCCGTTCGCCATACATCTTGGTGGACATGGCGGCATCAACTGGAACGCTGTCGCGCCAGCGCCCACCACTTTCTTCTGGGAGACCCATGCGATCCTGCACATGTCGGCCATGTCGCATGTGGCAAGCATGATTGCCCATGGCGTTTTTGAGAAATGGCCGGACCTCTACTTCGTGATCATCGAGTGCGGCGTCGCCTGGGTCCCGTCGGTCCTGTGGCGCCTGGATGCCGACTACAAAGCACTGCGAAAAGAGACGCCATGGCTGAAAATGCTGCCGTCGGAATATTGCCGGCGTAACATACGTTTCTCCACCCAACCGCTGGAGCAGCCTTCGAATGTCAACCACCTCTGGGCGATCCTGGAGGCCATGGACGGGGAGCACACGCTGCTGTTTGCGTCCGACTACCCCCATTGGGACTACGATGACGTCAACACTTTGCACATCCCGCCGGAATGGCGCCGCAAGGTGCTCGGCCAGAATGCGCTAGACGTTTACAAGCGCATTCCCCGCCCGCAAGCCGCTGCTGCAGCGTGACGACCTGACATGGCTGAGAAGACGTATATTTGTCGCGCCGACGAGATCCAGGTCGGAACGCCGTTCATCGCCAAGGTGCGCAGCCTGTCGATCGGCGTGTTCCGGATCGGCGATAGTTTCCATGCGCTGCTGAATGTATGCCCGCATCGAGGGGCCCCCCTTTGTGAGGGACCGCAATGCGGAACGACTGCTCCCGTCGAGCGAGCCGAATTCATCTATCACCGTGAGAATGAAATCGTTCGCTGTGCCTGGCACGGGTGGGAATTCGACATCAGGTCGGGCGCAGCATTGGTCAACCCGTCCGTTCGCGCGAGGACGTTCCCAGTCTCCGTCGAGGCAGGGAGCATATACGTGACGGCCTGAGCATGGAGACACCCTCTGCCTACAGAGCGGGTATCGGAATCTCAACCACCGCCTTATGCGCTTCATCGTTTTTGCTAATGCGGCACAATTTGGGATGGATTGCCTGCACGTTTCGCTAACTTGACCAATAAGCTGAGAAAAATCAGCGCAACTCAACTGGGGAACGATATGAAAAACCGACTTCTTGCACCATCTCTCGGCGTTCTATTGTTGGCGCCGGTATCGTCGGCGTTCGGTGCAGACGTGACTATGCCGGATCCAAACTATGCTACCGCAACGGCGGTCATGAACGTCATCAAGAACGCGGCCGAACAGGAGCTTGGGCTCGACGTTTCCACCGTCACCACCACCGCAGTCCCAGTCATTTGGGAAGCCATGGATCGCAACAAAGGGGAGGTCGACATCTGGCCAGATGTCTGGCTGCCGAACCAGCAGGGCCTGGTAGACAAATATGTCAAAAGCGCCGGCACGGTGAAACTCGCGCAGAACGGCTACGAAGCCAAGCAAGGCTACTGCGTCACCCAGGTCACGATCGACAAATATGGCATCAAGGATGTCGCGGATCTCACCAATCCGGACAACGCCAAGATCTTCGACACCAATGGCGACGGCAAGGGCGAAATCTGGATCGGCGCGTCAGGCTGGCAGTCGACAAACATCGAAAAGGTGCGGGCCCGCGACTATGGATTCGCCGATTTCTTCGATCTCCAGGTGACCGACGAAGCGGTGGCCGCGGCATCGCTCGACCGGGCCGCGAAGGCAGACAAGCCATGGGTCGGCTACTGCTACGGCCCACACCAGAATTTCGCCCGCTACAAGCTTGCCTTTCTCACCGAACCGAAACACGACCCAGCCAAGTTCATGATGCTGCAACCGAGCGAGGATCCTCAATGGTTCGAAAAATCGAAAGTGTCGTCGGCATATGCTGACACCACCGTGCACATCGCCTATGCTGGTTCGCTGGCCCAGCGGCAACCGGAACTGACCGCCGCCCTGGATCGGATTACTTTCAATCCGGACGACATCAGCAAATGGGCCTATGCAATCATCGTCGACAAGAAGCCGGCAGGCGATGTGGCGAAGGAATGGATCAAAGCCCACCCCGACGACGTGGCGAAGTGGTTCGGTCATTGAAGGCCAGGGCCGGCATTGCAGGCTCTGAACCGGCCTGCACTGTTGCCCGGCCGCTCAAATCCGTGATCGGACGGGAGCGGTAGACGGTGGACACCGCACCGATCATTGCGCCGGGAGGACCCGGCCTGGCGGACCGCGGAGACGCGGCAAGCCACGGTGCCGCCATCATTTTGAAGGGCGTCTGGAAAATCTTTGGCGCCCGCGCGCCAGTGGCGATGATGGCGATTTTGCGCGACCGCCTGGACAAGGACGAAGTGGCCAGGCGCTTCGGATGTGTCGTGGGCGTCGCCAACGTCAACATTTCGGTTCGGCCGGGTGAAATCTTCTGCGTCATGGGCCTGTCGGGCAGTGGCAAATCGACATTGATCCGCCATATAAACCGCCTGCTCGAGCCGTCCGCCGGCGAGATTTTCGTCGACGGTGAAAACGTCATGGCCAAGTCGCCCGCTGAGTTGAGGGCATTGCGGTCTCGCAGGATCGCCATGGTGTTCCAGAGCTTCGGTCTGCTTCCGCATCGCACCGTACGCGACAACGTCGCGCTCCCGCTGGAGATCCAAGCCGCGACCAAGCAGCGGAGATTTGACGCGGCCGAGGCGGCACTTGCCAAGGTGAACCTGTCGGGCTGGGGGGATCGCTACTGCCATGAGCTCTCAGGCGGCATGCAGCAGCGCGTCGGCCTCGCCCGCGCTTTGGCTGCCGATCCAGCGATCCTGCTCATGGACGAGCCATTCAGCGCGCTCGATCCCTTGATAAGGCGGCAACTTCAAGACGAGTTCCTGGCCCTCTCGCGCTCGATGGGAAAGACAGTGATCTTCATCACCCATGACCTCGACGAGGCGATCCGGATCGGCGATCGCATCGCGATCATGAAAGATGGCGTCATCGTCCAGACCGACACGCCCGAGGAGATCGTCACATCTCCGAAGCACGACTATGTCGCGAAATTCGTCGCCGACATCTCGCGCCTGAAGGTGATCACCGCCGGGCGCATCATGGAGTCGGTCGAGAGTTTCAAGAGCCGGTCTCATCCGGAATTGGACGTCGAGCGGTTGCGCAGGGTGGATTCTCGAGAATCCCTGGCCGAACTCGTCGAACTCGCGGCACGGGATGCCGCACCGCTTGCTGTGACAGATCCCGGTGGGTCTGTCGTCGGCATCGTCGACAGGCAGATACTGCTCGACGGTCTGCGAAAGGGCGAAATCCGTGAACGCCCATGATCCTGTCGCTGTGCAATCGATAGAGCACGCCCAACCGGTAGAGGAAGGACTCGTACGAGAATTCGTCCTCCGCAACCCCGATTACTATATCGATGTGTTCGCCCGCATCCGGCGGGCTTCCGGTGCCGTCTGGCCGTTCAACCTGGCGGCCGTGCTGCTTGGACCGGTGTGGGCCGCTGCCCGAGGCATCACACTTCTGTTCTGGCTCATCTTCTTCCTGGAGACGCTTGCGGTGGTTCAGATCGGCGTCGGCGCGGCTGGCAACCTCGGCGCCGGGGAGCAAGCACGCGCCGAACGCGTCACCAAGCAGGCACAGGTGCGCGCGGAACAGGCAAAGGCCGCCGAGGCAGCGGGGGCGGACAATGCAGCTGGCCTGAAATCATCAGCGGCCGCTCTGGAGAAAGCTGCCAACACGGCCAGAATGCGGGCCGACGCCGCAAAAGCGAAGGCGCCGGTTGTAATTGGGTCCGGCATTGTCACTTTGCTCTTCGCCAGGTTGATCGCCGGTTTCCTCGCCAACCGGATGCTGGAGCGGCGCTTCGCGCGCTGGCGTTCGAACCCGACGCTTCAGCGCGGGCTCAATCATCCGCTGGCGCTATGCGCCCTTGCCTTCTGCATCGCAGCCTATGGGCTTTCGGTCTATCGCTTCGCCGCGCCGACACCAGCCGTCTGGCTGATTGCCGCGCCCTCGAATCGCGAGTGGCAGGCCGCGTTGTCATCGGGTCTGGACAGCCTGATGGGAGCGGTGTCGCATCTCGGGGAGGGCTTTTTCGGCGGCATCACAGGCGCAATATCGTTGGTGCTCGATGCCTTGGCCTATGGACTGACGGGCATGCCCTGGCCAGTGACAATGGCGATCATTCTAGCCCTGGCCTGGCAACTGGCGGGGCCGCGCGTCGCCATCTTCACCGCGGCTGCGCTCGCCTATCTTGCCGTGCTTGGCTTTTGGGAAAAGAGCCTGGAAACAGTCGCCCTGTTGGGCACATCGGCCATTATCTGCCTCGCGATAGGAATTCCGCTTGGGATATGGTGCGGGCGCCGACCGCGCGTCTATGCCGCCGTGCGGCCGGTGCTCGACTTCATGCAGACCATGCCGGCATTTGTCTATTTGATCCCGGTGATCGCATTGTTCGGCATCGGCAAGCCGCCCGGCGTCATCGCCACGCTGATTTTCGGTACGCCGCCAGTGGTGCGCCTGACTGCGCTCGGTTTGCAGGGTGTCCCGCCGGCCATTAGAGAGGCCGCGCAAGCCTATGGTGCAACAAGATGGTTTCTCCTGACCCGGGTCGATCTCCCGCTAGCGATGCCTTCCATCATGGCCGGCATAAACCAGACCATTTTGATGTGCCTTTCAATGGTGGTCATCGCTTCCCTGATCGGCGCCAAAGGGTTGGGAGAAGATGTCCTCAATGCGCTTCAATACGCAGCTGTCGGGCAGGGACTGCTCGCGGGCTTCGCCATACTTCTCTGCGCCATGATCATCGACCGTATCGTGCAAGGACGAACCAGATAAAGCCGTTTGGGAACGATCTTCTCGTGGAGCTCGGCCGGTCAACATTCCACGAACGGGCCATCAAAGATGCGGTACCGGCTCTAGAAATAAGCCTGGTCCGGCTCGCTGGCCTTGCGGTTGGCGATGAAGGCCTGGAGCGCTTCGTCGATCGCCGGATCGAGCCCCGGATCCTGGTAGTCGTCGAGCAGCCTCTTCCATTGCCGGTTGGCGCGTTGCGCGGCGTCGAGCCGGCCGTCCTCGTTCCATTGCTCGAAGGAATTGTTGTCGCTGCTGGTGGAGCGATAGAAGGCCGAGAGGAAATTGGACTGCGTATGCGCACTGCCCAGGAAATGCGATCCCGGCCCGACCGCTTCGATCGCCTCCATCGCCTGCGCATTGAGCGACAGATCGATGCCTTCGAACAGGCTGGCGACCTTGCCGCAGAGATCGGCGTCGATGACCGTCTTTTCGAAACCGGTGACCAGTCCGCCCTCGAGCCAGCCGGTGGCGTGGTTGATCACGTTGGCGCCGGCAAACATCGACATCAATATGCCCCATGTCGCTTCCTGCTCGGCCTGTGCGTCGGGCAGCTTTGAGGCCGACAGCGAACCGACGGTGTGGAACGGAACGCCGACGCGACGCGCCAACTGCCCGCAGGCGAGCACCATCTTGCCCGCTTCCGGCGTCCCGAAGGTCGGCGCTCCACTCTGCATCGAGATCGTGCTGGCAAAGCTTCCCATCAGGCAGGGCGCGCCGGGGTTGATCAGCTGTACGAGGCTGAGACAGGCGAGCGCCTCGGCCAGCACCTGCGCCAGCGTGCCGGCGACCGTGCACGGGCTCATCGCGCCGGCCAGCGTCCATGGCGTGCAGGCGACCGGCTGGTTGTTGCGGGCGCAGACCTTCAGCGAACCCGACATGTTGGCGTCGAGCACCAGCGGCGCATTGGTGTTGGAGACGTTGTAGAGCACAGCGTTGTTGGCGACGAACTCCTCGCCGAAGACGATCTTGGCCATGTCGACCGCGTCCTGTGCTCGCCTCGAACCGATGAACGCGCCCATGAAGGCACGGTCCGAATGGCGGATGTGGGTGTAGAGCATGTCGAGATGACGCTTGTTGGCCGGCAGGTCGACAGGCTCGCAAACGACGCCGCCCGAATGATGTAGATGCGGGATCATCTGATGGATCTTCACCAGATCGCGGAAGTCCGCGATCGTGGCGTAGCGCCGTCCGCGATCGAGATCGTGGACGAAGGGCGGTCCCCACGACGGACACAGCACGGTGTTGTCGCCGCCGATCACCACCGTGTTGGCTGGGTTGCGAGCGTGCTGCTTGAATTGCGAAGGCGCGGTGGCGCGGATGATCGTGCGGCACATGCCGGGCTCGAAGCGAACCCTGGTGCCCTGCACGTCGGCGCCTGCATCGCGAAAGATGTCGAGGATCTCGGGATCGTCATGGAACTCCATGCCGACCTCCTTGAGCAGCCGGTCGGCATTCGCCTCGATCAGGCTCAGGCCTTCCTCGTCGAGGATATTGAACGTGCCGATCCGCCGGCTGATGTAGGGACGCCGCGGCGCCTGCTGGGCCAGGCGCTGGCCTTGCCTTCCCGCTCGGCCCCCGCTTCGTGGCGCTGGAGCGTCGATCATCGCGTCCTTGTCCATTTTCGTCTCCGTGATCAGGCAGGCATGAAGGCGGCCGGCGCATCGGCCTGAAGGCCGCGCAGCCGCAGATTGTCCGGATCGTAAGGCGCTTTCTTCAGCTCCCGCGCCGTCAGTTCCCTGCCGAGGATCGAGACGGTCAGGCCTTCAGCCGCAACACCGGGTCGCAGATAGGCGAGCGCAACGGTCTTGCCGGTGCGGAAGCCGTGGCTGCCGGAGGTAACGACCCCGACCGGGCGCCCCGCCTGCATCACGGCGTGGGCGTAGAACGGCAGCCTCTCGCCGTCGTCATCGATCTCGAGCAGCAGCATGGACCAGGCGCTTTCGCCGATGCGCTCCAGCATCGCCTCACGGCCGACGAACGTCCGGTTGTCAGTCTTGACCAGCGCACCCAGCCCAGCCTCCAGCGGCGTACGTTCGGTGGTCAGGTCGGCGCCCCAAGCACGATAACCTTTTTCCAACCGCATCGCGTTGAGCGCGTAGATGCCGAACGGACGCAGGTCGAACTGCGTTCCGACCTTGGTGATCGCTTCGTAGAGCTTGCCGAACTGCGCCAACTGAACGTGCAGTTCCCATCCGAGCTCACCGGCATAAGAGACCCGGAGCGCTGCCGTCTTGATGCCGGCCACGCGGATGATCTGCGCGGAAAGCCAGGGGAATGCAGCATTCGATAGATCGGCTTCGCAGATCTTTCCCAAGAGGTCACGGGCACGCGGCCCCATCACGCCGAGCACGCCGCGCCTCTCGGTGACGTTGTCGATCGTCACACCTGGAAACGCTGCGGCGCGTGAGCGTAGCAGACCTTCGTCATGTCGCTCCGCAAGTGCTGCGCTGGTCAAGTAGAACCCATCGTCGCCGAGTCGGGTCACGGTAAATTCCGACGCCACGCCGCCCTTTGCCGTCAGCGCGTGAATGAGCCCGATGCGGCCGTGACGTTCCGGTGGTCGGTTGGCGCCGAGCGAAGCCATGAAGGCGCTGGCGCCTGGTCCGCCGATCTCGAATTTGGAGAAGGCCGAAAGGTCGATGGCGCCGACGCTGGCCTGCACGTCACGGCACTCGCCGCGCACCGCGTCGAACCAGCCGGGCTTGCGGAAGGTCAGTGGCGGGTCACGGTCGGCGCCGTTGGCAGCGAACCAGTTCGGCCGCTCCCAGCCATAGGCGGCGCCCAGCACTGCCCCCTGGCTTCTCTGAAGTTCGAGCGCCGGCGTCGTGCGGCGCGGGCGGCCGGCCTCGCGTTCCTCGTTGGGATAGTGGATGCCGAATTGCAGGCCGAACCCTTCCACCGCCTTGTCGATGCGATAGTCGCGGTCGGCATAATTGCCGAAGCGGCGTGGGTCGATGGCAAGCGCATCCATTGGCGGTGATCCGTCGACGATCCAGTCGGCGAGAAAGCGACCGGCGCCGCCGCCTTCCATCACGCCCATGCTTGAGCCGGTGAGCAGCCAGCCATTGC
Protein-coding regions in this window:
- a CDS encoding GcvT family protein, encoding MRQQARVVVIGGGAMGVSLLYHLAKRGWSDVMLVERQELTAGSTWHAAGLCTHFAHNATIMEMRAHSVRLYREILTAETGLPTGFHPSGALRITRSPERMDEFRHVQGLGRFVGHDFHILSPDELKQIYPLCHTDGIIGAIYEPNDGHVDPTLATNAMASGARSRGAEIVRHNPVLAIERKPSGEWLVRTQQGDIVAKHVVNAAGTWCREIGAMMGLDLPVVPMLHQYVVTDTVPEIADRIAAGAKELPIIRDPEESWYLRQERDGFIVGPYEKSAHPWAVDGVPPEFGMDLLPPDLDRVEHIIALAMERVPALANAGIKTVVNGPITFTPDANPLVGPAFGLGNGWLLTGSSMGVMEGGGAGRFLADWIVDGSPPMDALAIDPRRFGNYADRDYRIDKAVEGFGLQFGIHYPNEEREAGRPRRTTPALELQRSQGAVLGAAYGWERPNWFAANGADRDPPLTFRKPGWFDAVRGECRDVQASVGAIDLSAFSKFEIGGPGASAFMASLGANRPPERHGRIGLIHALTAKGGVASEFTVTRLGDDGFYLTSAALAERHDEGLLRSRAAAFPGVTIDNVTERRGVLGVMGPRARDLLGKICEADLSNAAFPWLSAQIIRVAGIKTAALRVSYAGELGWELHVQLAQFGKLYEAITKVGTQFDLRPFGIYALNAMRLEKGYRAWGADLTTERTPLEAGLGALVKTDNRTFVGREAMLERIGESAWSMLLLEIDDDGERLPFYAHAVMQAGRPVGVVTSGSHGFRTGKTVALAYLRPGVAAEGLTVSILGRELTARELKKAPYDPDNLRLRGLQADAPAAFMPA
- a CDS encoding amidohydrolase family protein; protein product: MFIVDCDCHNYWSNATVLEPYLSGVWKDMFIEGEKTGPVGAFPHGHRPWFHPQDFSRKDVRPKVEADNYLIMKEKHLDKYNVGVAILTGDEPIEASTLANPYYASALVSAYNDYQINEWLPKDSRFMGSIIIAPQDPRLAAAEIRRLGAHPRMAQVLASQGSVRPYGDPFYHPIFEACAEVSLPFAIHLGGHGGINWNAVAPAPTTFFWETHAILHMSAMSHVASMIAHGVFEKWPDLYFVIIECGVAWVPSVLWRLDADYKALRKETPWLKMLPSEYCRRNIRFSTQPLEQPSNVNHLWAILEAMDGEHTLLFASDYPHWDYDDVNTLHIPPEWRRKVLGQNALDVYKRIPRPQAAAAA
- a CDS encoding Rieske (2Fe-2S) protein; the protein is MAEKTYICRADEIQVGTPFIAKVRSLSIGVFRIGDSFHALLNVCPHRGAPLCEGPQCGTTAPVERAEFIYHRENEIVRCAWHGWEFDIRSGAALVNPSVRARTFPVSVEAGSIYVTA
- a CDS encoding glycine betaine ABC transporter substrate-binding protein, with the translated sequence MTNKLRKISATQLGNDMKNRLLAPSLGVLLLAPVSSAFGADVTMPDPNYATATAVMNVIKNAAEQELGLDVSTVTTTAVPVIWEAMDRNKGEVDIWPDVWLPNQQGLVDKYVKSAGTVKLAQNGYEAKQGYCVTQVTIDKYGIKDVADLTNPDNAKIFDTNGDGKGEIWIGASGWQSTNIEKVRARDYGFADFFDLQVTDEAVAAASLDRAAKADKPWVGYCYGPHQNFARYKLAFLTEPKHDPAKFMMLQPSEDPQWFEKSKVSSAYADTTVHIAYAGSLAQRQPELTAALDRITFNPDDISKWAYAIIVDKKPAGDVAKEWIKAHPDDVAKWFGH
- a CDS encoding trimethylamine methyltransferase family protein, which encodes MDKDAMIDAPAPRSGGRAGRQGQRLAQQAPRRPYISRRIGTFNILDEEGLSLIEANADRLLKEVGMEFHDDPEILDIFRDAGADVQGTRVRFEPGMCRTIIRATAPSQFKQHARNPANTVVIGGDNTVLCPSWGPPFVHDLDRGRRYATIADFRDLVKIHQMIPHLHHSGGVVCEPVDLPANKRHLDMLYTHIRHSDRAFMGAFIGSRRAQDAVDMAKIVFGEEFVANNAVLYNVSNTNAPLVLDANMSGSLKVCARNNQPVACTPWTLAGAMSPCTVAGTLAQVLAEALACLSLVQLINPGAPCLMGSFASTISMQSGAPTFGTPEAGKMVLACGQLARRVGVPFHTVGSLSASKLPDAQAEQEATWGILMSMFAGANVINHATGWLEGGLVTGFEKTVIDADLCGKVASLFEGIDLSLNAQAMEAIEAVGPGSHFLGSAHTQSNFLSAFYRSTSSDNNSFEQWNEDGRLDAAQRANRQWKRLLDDYQDPGLDPAIDEALQAFIANRKASEPDQAYF
- a CDS encoding quaternary amine ABC transporter ATP-binding protein, which encodes MDTAPIIAPGGPGLADRGDAASHGAAIILKGVWKIFGARAPVAMMAILRDRLDKDEVARRFGCVVGVANVNISVRPGEIFCVMGLSGSGKSTLIRHINRLLEPSAGEIFVDGENVMAKSPAELRALRSRRIAMVFQSFGLLPHRTVRDNVALPLEIQAATKQRRFDAAEAALAKVNLSGWGDRYCHELSGGMQQRVGLARALAADPAILLMDEPFSALDPLIRRQLQDEFLALSRSMGKTVIFITHDLDEAIRIGDRIAIMKDGVIVQTDTPEEIVTSPKHDYVAKFVADISRLKVITAGRIMESVESFKSRSHPELDVERLRRVDSRESLAELVELAARDAAPLAVTDPGGSVVGIVDRQILLDGLRKGEIRERP
- a CDS encoding LysR family transcriptional regulator codes for the protein MQLEQIETFLDIIESRNFNRSAERLGLTQSTVSTRVKNLEAAVGSELFHRGRAGAEPTAAGRRFEVYARSMLSTWSQARHDVRAFNRFEGSLRVAAQVGMTRSILPGWLEMLLQVLPRSSIHVESDYSPQMISDLSLGNLDIAVVYAPRYLPEITYDQLMVEEYTMVSTKARRLSDVSPDNYIRPGYTVALEKAHAEALPNLTACRLSMGSETLADNMLRRAGGTCYMRADDARRFAAEQPSHIVEGAPTLHQPVYTAILARRRHEPIIKKGIRALHLAVMSLEG
- a CDS encoding ABC transporter permease; this translates as MNAHDPVAVQSIEHAQPVEEGLVREFVLRNPDYYIDVFARIRRASGAVWPFNLAAVLLGPVWAAARGITLLFWLIFFLETLAVVQIGVGAAGNLGAGEQARAERVTKQAQVRAEQAKAAEAAGADNAAGLKSSAAALEKAANTARMRADAAKAKAPVVIGSGIVTLLFARLIAGFLANRMLERRFARWRSNPTLQRGLNHPLALCALAFCIAAYGLSVYRFAAPTPAVWLIAAPSNREWQAALSSGLDSLMGAVSHLGEGFFGGITGAISLVLDALAYGLTGMPWPVTMAIILALAWQLAGPRVAIFTAAALAYLAVLGFWEKSLETVALLGTSAIICLAIGIPLGIWCGRRPRVYAAVRPVLDFMQTMPAFVYLIPVIALFGIGKPPGVIATLIFGTPPVVRLTALGLQGVPPAIREAAQAYGATRWFLLTRVDLPLAMPSIMAGINQTILMCLSMVVIASLIGAKGLGEDVLNALQYAAVGQGLLAGFAILLCAMIIDRIVQGRTR